The proteins below come from a single Roseiflexus sp. RS-1 genomic window:
- a CDS encoding NAD(P)/FAD-dependent oxidoreductase: MSVFHDAPSYWQATAPAPVMSTDLPATAQIVVVGGGFFGAATAYFLARAGAAPLVIEQVAPAYGATGRNGGFHVVGTAEGYADAVARLGRDTARAVMQITLDSRALLRQVIAEEQIACDYREPGHLNLALGDAQYADLRCHVAALRADGFAADLLDRHQTQELIDTPLSDEITGALYGAEDALLHSARLVYGLIAAAQHHGARVAIARVEHLAPQNGCVRVITNRGVLEAGSVVVTVNAWTRDLIPALHGVITPVRGQALAYAPTRRVFRAGIGAAVTPTGEYWHQTPEGAIVIGGCRACAPGRDVGVTEMVPTPAVTAAIEQILPRLFPRLDGLTVTRRWAGLMAFTADYVPVADAALEMPGVWVAGGFCGHGMPFGMRFGQLLAEAALTGATPSALMPFRLARPTLQPPHLQR; encoded by the coding sequence ATGAGCGTCTTCCACGATGCCCCGTCGTACTGGCAGGCGACCGCGCCAGCGCCGGTCATGTCAACCGACCTCCCCGCGACTGCGCAGATCGTTGTTGTGGGTGGCGGTTTCTTCGGAGCGGCAACGGCATATTTCCTGGCGCGCGCTGGCGCCGCGCCGCTGGTGATCGAGCAGGTTGCGCCAGCATACGGCGCGACCGGACGCAACGGCGGTTTTCACGTCGTCGGAACGGCGGAAGGGTATGCCGATGCGGTTGCGCGGTTGGGGCGCGACACGGCGCGTGCCGTGATGCAGATCACCCTCGATAGTCGTGCGTTGCTGCGCCAGGTAATCGCCGAAGAGCAGATTGCCTGCGACTACCGTGAACCCGGACATCTGAATCTGGCGTTGGGCGATGCACAGTACGCCGATCTGCGCTGCCACGTGGCGGCGCTGCGCGCCGACGGTTTTGCCGCTGACCTGCTGGATCGCCATCAGACGCAGGAGTTGATCGATACGCCCCTGAGCGACGAGATTACGGGGGCGCTGTACGGTGCGGAAGATGCGCTGCTCCATTCAGCTCGCCTGGTGTATGGGTTGATCGCGGCGGCGCAGCATCACGGCGCACGTGTGGCAATTGCGCGTGTCGAGCATCTGGCGCCACAGAACGGTTGTGTGCGCGTGATTACCAATCGTGGTGTGCTGGAGGCTGGTTCAGTCGTGGTGACGGTCAATGCCTGGACGCGCGATCTGATCCCGGCGCTGCACGGGGTCATAACGCCGGTTCGTGGTCAGGCGCTGGCGTATGCGCCGACTCGCCGCGTCTTTCGCGCTGGCATCGGCGCAGCGGTGACCCCCACCGGCGAATACTGGCATCAAACGCCGGAAGGGGCGATTGTGATCGGCGGGTGTCGCGCCTGTGCGCCGGGGCGTGATGTGGGAGTGACGGAAATGGTTCCAACCCCGGCAGTGACGGCGGCAATCGAACAGATCCTGCCGCGCCTGTTTCCGCGCCTCGACGGTCTGACGGTCACCCGGCGCTGGGCAGGGTTGATGGCATTCACCGCCGATTATGTGCCGGTCGCCGACGCAGCGCTGGAGATGCCGGGAGTGTGGGTGGCGGGCGGATTCTGCGGTCACGGCATGCCGTTCGGCATGCGCTTCGGGCAGTTGCTGGCGGAAGCGGCGCTTACCGGCGCGACGCCGTCGGCGCTGATGCCGTTCCGCCTGGCGCGCCCGACACTGCAACCACCGCATCTTCAGCGATGA
- a CDS encoding acetamidase/formamidase family protein, with protein MAEHTLRPDQIHHKWDNSLPPAIEIEPGDIVHCETAEVTNNQVTPGCDASVLTNLDFDQLYPLAGPIFVKGAEPGDILEVEILRMQTLDWGWTGIIPGLGLLANDFTAPYIRHFDLSNGVTAPLRDDIHIPIQPFCGTMGVALDEPGAFDVLPCGKAGGNIDTRHLNVGAKLYLPVFVPGALFSAGDCHAAQGDGEVCVTGIECPMQFSLRFNVIKGRSLRPWSYQFFTPPGPIQPAYDEKGYFVTTAIGPDLMVNAQNAVRDMIDWLGREKGLSREDAYILCSLAGDLRISQIVDAPNWCVSFYMALSVFR; from the coding sequence ATGGCAGAACACACGCTTCGCCCCGACCAGATTCACCACAAATGGGACAACAGCCTGCCGCCAGCCATCGAGATCGAACCAGGCGACATCGTGCACTGTGAAACCGCTGAGGTGACGAACAACCAGGTGACACCCGGTTGCGATGCGTCAGTGCTGACGAACCTCGATTTCGACCAGCTCTACCCGCTGGCAGGACCGATCTTCGTCAAAGGCGCCGAACCGGGCGATATTCTCGAAGTCGAGATCCTGCGTATGCAGACGCTCGATTGGGGATGGACGGGCATCATTCCGGGATTGGGGCTGCTGGCGAATGATTTCACCGCGCCATACATTCGCCATTTCGACCTGAGCAACGGCGTCACGGCGCCACTGCGTGACGACATCCATATTCCGATCCAGCCCTTCTGCGGCACGATGGGTGTTGCACTCGACGAACCGGGCGCATTCGACGTGCTGCCGTGCGGCAAGGCGGGCGGGAACATCGACACGCGCCATCTGAATGTCGGCGCAAAACTGTACCTGCCGGTCTTCGTGCCAGGGGCGCTTTTTTCGGCGGGCGACTGCCATGCGGCGCAGGGTGACGGCGAAGTGTGCGTCACCGGCATCGAATGCCCGATGCAGTTCAGTCTGCGGTTCAATGTCATCAAAGGGCGGAGTCTGCGCCCGTGGAGTTATCAATTCTTCACACCGCCAGGACCGATCCAGCCAGCGTATGACGAGAAGGGATATTTCGTTACCACGGCGATCGGACCGGATTTGATGGTGAACGCACAGAACGCAGTGCGTGATATGATCGACTGGCTGGGACGTGAGAAGGGATTGAGCCGTGAAGACGCTTACATCCTGTGCAGTCTGGCGGGCGACCTGCGGATCAGTCAGATCGTGGATGCGCCAAACTGGTGTGTATCGTTCTACATGGCGCTGAGCGTGTTCCGCTGA
- a CDS encoding nucleotidyltransferase domain-containing protein gives MATVNEVVKKCKMALESHYGTQLKGVILYGSTARNQADSMSDIDLLILLGQPFDYFSELRQVIDVLYPIQLESERLISARPVSLEEFERGSIQLYRNAKREGIFV, from the coding sequence ATGGCAACCGTAAACGAAGTGGTAAAGAAATGCAAAATGGCTCTTGAAAGCCACTATGGCACCCAACTCAAGGGCGTGATTCTCTATGGATCCACCGCGCGCAATCAGGCTGACTCAATGAGTGACATTGATTTGCTCATTTTGTTAGGCCAACCTTTCGACTATTTTTCAGAACTTCGTCAAGTTATAGATGTGCTGTATCCCATCCAATTAGAGTCGGAGCGGCTTATCTCTGCCAGACCTGTTTCTCTGGAAGAATTTGAGCGCGGAAGTATTCAACTCTATCGAAACGCAAAACGGGAAGGCATATTTGTATGA
- a CDS encoding Uma2 family endonuclease, giving the protein MTTLVIKTDSPVVAGPLQGHWTLADWEALPNDGNRYEIIDGVLYMTTAPHSFHQWIILSLIQFVGLPAKERGLGYMFMAPIGVIMPGCDPVQPDVIFIRAANAEIIRNGRIYGVPDLIIEVLSPGTRAYDERVKLAAYAAAGVPEYAMVDPETRQVRRHLLEAPGRYAAPIVADATDQVAFACLPDITFRVADLFAGAPDTTM; this is encoded by the coding sequence ATGACCACACTCGTGATCAAAACCGACTCGCCGGTCGTCGCCGGTCCGCTCCAGGGACACTGGACGCTGGCGGATTGGGAGGCGCTCCCAAATGACGGCAACCGCTATGAGATCATCGATGGAGTGCTCTATATGACGACTGCGCCACATAGTTTTCACCAGTGGATCATTCTCTCGCTGATCCAGTTCGTCGGGTTGCCAGCGAAGGAACGGGGGCTTGGCTATATGTTTATGGCGCCGATCGGCGTCATTATGCCTGGATGTGATCCAGTTCAACCGGACGTAATCTTCATTCGTGCTGCAAACGCAGAGATCATCCGGAACGGGCGAATCTACGGCGTTCCCGACCTGATCATCGAGGTGTTATCGCCGGGGACGCGCGCGTATGATGAGCGGGTCAAACTGGCGGCATATGCGGCGGCTGGCGTGCCGGAGTATGCAATGGTAGACCCGGAAACGCGCCAGGTGCGCCGCCACCTGCTCGAAGCCCCCGGACGCTACGCAGCGCCGATCGTCGCCGACGCAACAGACCAGGTTGCCTTCGCCTGCCTGCCGGACATTACCTTCCGCGTCGCCGACCTCTTCGCCGGTGCACCGGATACGACAATGTAG
- a CDS encoding Uma2 family endonuclease, giving the protein MTALVIKTDSPVVAGPLQGHWTLADWEALPDDGNRYEIIDGVLYMTTAPHSFHQWIIRRLERFIGIATEDAGPAYCFPAPVGVIMPGCDPVQPDYVVVLQSRADLFRNGRIYGVPDLIIEVLSPGTRAYDERVKLVAYAAAGVPEYAMVDPETRQVRRHLLEAPGRYAAPVIADATDQVAFACLPDITFRVADLFAGAPDTTL; this is encoded by the coding sequence ATGACCGCACTCGTGATCAAAACCGACTCGCCGGTCGTCGCCGGTCCGCTCCAGGGACACTGGACGCTGGCGGATTGGGAGGCGCTCCCGGATGACGGCAACCGCTATGAGATCATCGATGGAGTGCTCTATATGACGACTGCGCCACACAGTTTTCACCAGTGGATTATCCGGCGTCTGGAGCGCTTTATCGGCATCGCGACGGAAGATGCGGGGCCGGCTTACTGCTTTCCTGCACCGGTTGGAGTCATTATGCCCGGCTGCGATCCGGTTCAACCCGACTATGTTGTCGTGCTGCAATCGCGCGCCGACCTGTTCCGCAATGGGCGAATCTACGGCGTTCCCGACCTGATCATCGAGGTGCTGTCGCCGGGGACGCGCGCGTATGATGAGCGGGTGAAACTGGTAGCATATGCAGCGGCTGGCGTGCCGGAGTATGCAATGGTAGACCCGGAAACGCGCCAGGTGCGCCGCCACCTGCTCGAAGCCCCCGGACGCTACGCAGCGCCGGTCATCGCCGATGCAACAGACCAGGTTGCCTTCGCCTGCCTGCCCGACATCACCTTCCGCGTCGCCGACCTCTTCGCCGGAGCGCCGGATACGACGCTGTAG
- the bcp gene encoding thioredoxin-dependent thiol peroxidase, with product MAERPLNVGDQAPDFTALTDTGATVKLSDFRGKRVILYFYPKDDTSGCTTQACGFRDAYPQIEEKNAVVLGVSPDGVKSHQKFKTKHNLPFTLLVDEDHAIAEAYGVWVEKSMYGKKYWGIERSHFVIDENGAIVEAAVKVKPEESVKRAVAALGIER from the coding sequence ATGGCTGAGCGACCGCTCAACGTTGGCGATCAGGCGCCGGATTTTACGGCGTTAACCGATACCGGTGCGACGGTCAAACTGTCCGATTTTCGTGGAAAGCGGGTGATCCTCTATTTTTATCCCAAGGATGATACGTCGGGTTGTACGACGCAGGCGTGTGGTTTTCGTGATGCATACCCGCAGATCGAGGAAAAGAACGCCGTTGTGCTCGGCGTCAGTCCCGACGGTGTGAAGTCGCACCAGAAGTTTAAGACCAAACATAACCTGCCGTTCACATTGCTGGTCGATGAGGATCACGCGATTGCGGAGGCATATGGCGTCTGGGTTGAGAAGTCGATGTACGGCAAGAAGTATTGGGGGATCGAACGCAGTCACTTCGTCATCGACGAGAACGGCGCAATTGTTGAAGCAGCGGTGAAAGTCAAGCCCGAAGAGAGCGTCAAACGTGCAGTTGCGGCGCTGGGTATCGAACGCTAG
- a CDS encoding nucleotidyltransferase family protein: MRPCRGAEALGYGMQSPPARATADYVLKDHTPSALRGEARLRGLYRNTYSKTISHFCTYDHLEQYENTRRRARYADADLFDDADNDPCHRYVFRRDLKMLEALEVNTEENTVKVDLSRLYDGIDIAGTLSNLTGEWIERITADSVKEDGKVSRHGEPGLEADQAAHMVVNMKTLTEIRNIIRQQSDILADKYGVAVVAIFGSYARGEQVGESDLDLLVEFLRPISLLELVGAEIYLSEVLGVKADLVPKRDVRAELRESILKEAVAL; encoded by the coding sequence ATGCGCCCTTGCCGTGGGGCTGAAGCCCTCGGCTATGGAATGCAAAGCCCGCCTGCGCGGGCTACGGCGGATTATGTACTCAAAGACCATACGCCCTCGGCTCTACGAGGCGAAGCTCGCCTGCGCGGGCTATACCGGAATACTTACTCAAAGACCATCAGCCATTTCTGCACATACGACCACCTGGAGCAATACGAAAACACCAGGCGCCGCGCCAGGTATGCCGATGCCGACCTGTTCGACGACGCTGACAACGACCCCTGCCACCGGTACGTTTTCCGGCGCGACCTGAAGATGCTGGAGGCGCTGGAGGTGAACACTGAAGAGAACACCGTTAAGGTGGACCTGAGCAGGCTTTACGACGGCATTGATATTGCCGGGACGCTATCCAATCTGACCGGCGAGTGGATCGAGCGGATCACCGCCGATTCCGTCAAGGAAGACGGCAAGGTTAGCAGACACGGCGAACCTGGACTGGAAGCGGATCAAGCTGCTCATATGGTGGTGAACATGAAAACGCTGACCGAAATCCGAAACATTATCAGACAGCAGAGCGACATTCTCGCGGACAAATATGGCGTAGCAGTAGTCGCCATTTTCGGATCATATGCGCGGGGTGAACAGGTGGGGGAGAGTGATCTTGACCTGTTGGTGGAGTTTCTCCGCCCGATCAGCCTTCTGGAACTTGTTGGGGCGGAAATTTACCTCAGTGAAGTTCTGGGTGTGAAAGCGGACCTTGTGCCGAAACGCGATGTGCGCGCTGAATTGCGTGAGTCCATTCTCAAAGAGGCTGTCGCCCTATGA
- a CDS encoding HepT-like ribonuclease domain-containing protein, producing MSRNVLVYIKDILQNMRDAEQFIQGMTYEQFVADKKTVNAILRSIEVIGEAAKRVPDDVRAQYPQIPWKEMAGMRDKVIHLYFSVDNETVWLVVKERIPSLQPLIEQIVRDLEDQGT from the coding sequence ATGAGCCGGAACGTCCTCGTCTATATCAAAGACATCCTCCAGAACATGCGGGATGCTGAGCAGTTCATTCAGGGAATGACCTACGAGCAGTTTGTGGCTGACAAGAAGACCGTGAATGCCATCTTGCGATCCATCGAAGTCATTGGTGAGGCGGCTAAACGCGTCCCTGATGATGTTCGCGCTCAATATCCCCAAATCCCCTGGAAAGAAATGGCAGGGATGCGGGATAAGGTAATCCACCTCTATTTCAGCGTAGATAACGAAACGGTCTGGCTCGTGGTCAAGGAGCGCATCCCCTCCTTGCAGCCACTGATCGAACAGATCGTGCGCGATCTGGAGGATCAGGGAACATGA
- a CDS encoding Swt1 family HEPN domain-containing protein, whose amino-acid sequence MAITNQERIGKALDLLRQGLQPFIERELQNHYGKYWVTNVTGSWRNELTWRDDDTPHLDSAALLKIMWEQWNDVFRKTLGFTERSLVSELREWRNKWAHQESFSTDDTYRVLDSAARLLNAVSAPAQADEIERMKIELLRVRFDEQVRGEKRKAGGSLIEAAASGMLKPWREVVTPHPDVASGRYQQAEFAADLWQVHLGEGSDEYRDPVEFFRRTYLTESLKRLLVGAVKRLSGQGGDPVVQLQTNFGGGKTHSMLALYHLFSGHSPAALPGVDTVLAEASVTSLPMVKRVVLVGNKLSPGNPMVKPDGTVVRTLWGELAYQLGGAAAYARIASDDEHATSPGDRLRELFNTYGPCLILIDEWVAYARQLHDQSDLPGGSFETQFSFAQALTESAKLADRCLLVISLPASDTATSPHAQADDVEVGGLRGREALDRLRNVVGRVESSWRPATAEEGFEIVRRRLFQPITGPEAFKYRDVTARAFAELYANHAAEFPPECRATDYERRIQAAYPIHPEIFDRLYEDWSTLVTFQRTRGVLRLMAAVIHCLWEKGDRSPLILPSTIPIDDPRVQFELTRYLSDNWAPIIQKDVDGPNSLPLKIDGETPNVGKLSATRRVARTVYLGSAPKAAARRGLEDRRIKLGCVMPGESPSVFGDALRRLAATATYLYQDGSHFWYDTQPTVTKLAEDRAEQLRRDPDRVAMELEKRLRTNLRNSGGFSRVHPLPRSGADVPDDLETRLVVLPHEHPYSKEADNAAEKAARAILESRGNVPRHYRNTLVFLAADRVRLQDLDEALRTFLAWDSILSERETLNLSPFQVRQAETQHRSANQTVDARLPETYCWLLVPAQEKPQSPMTWQALRLTGTDALAVRAGKKLQSEELLLNSLGATILRSYLDRIPLWRGDHVEVRQLVEDFAKYLYLPRLAEPGVLIRAICDGIAMLTWADETFAYAERYDEQTGRYAGLQAGERITLTVDGGGVLVKPDVAQRQLEADAREARPAVSSEKGATNPGAPHSSPLTPHSSPLTPHSSPLTPHSSPLTPHATPRRFYGAVHLDPNRVGRDAGRIAEEVIAHLIGQPGAQVTVTLEIEARLPDGFSDNIVRIVIENGRTLKFRNCEFEE is encoded by the coding sequence ATGGCCATCACCAACCAGGAACGGATCGGGAAAGCGCTTGACCTGCTGCGCCAGGGGTTGCAACCCTTCATCGAGCGCGAGTTGCAGAATCACTATGGCAAATATTGGGTGACGAACGTCACCGGCTCCTGGCGCAATGAGTTGACGTGGCGCGACGATGATACGCCGCATCTCGATAGTGCTGCGCTGCTCAAAATCATGTGGGAGCAGTGGAACGACGTGTTCCGCAAGACCCTGGGCTTTACCGAACGCAGCCTGGTCAGTGAGTTGCGTGAGTGGCGCAACAAATGGGCGCACCAGGAGTCATTCTCGACCGATGACACCTACCGGGTGCTCGATTCGGCGGCCCGACTGCTCAATGCCGTGTCCGCTCCGGCGCAGGCCGATGAGATCGAGCGGATGAAGATCGAGTTGCTGCGCGTGCGCTTCGACGAGCAGGTGCGTGGCGAGAAGCGCAAAGCGGGCGGCTCGCTGATCGAGGCGGCGGCCAGTGGGATGCTCAAGCCCTGGCGCGAGGTGGTGACGCCGCATCCCGACGTGGCCAGCGGTCGCTACCAGCAGGCTGAATTCGCTGCCGATCTGTGGCAGGTGCATCTCGGTGAAGGGAGTGACGAGTACCGCGATCCGGTGGAGTTCTTCCGCCGCACCTACCTGACGGAGAGCCTGAAGCGATTGCTGGTGGGTGCGGTCAAGCGACTCTCCGGACAGGGCGGCGATCCGGTGGTGCAGTTGCAGACCAACTTCGGCGGCGGCAAGACCCACTCGATGCTGGCGCTGTACCATTTGTTTTCCGGTCATAGCCCTGCTGCATTGCCCGGCGTGGATACAGTGCTGGCCGAAGCGAGCGTGACGAGCCTGCCGATGGTGAAGCGGGTGGTGCTGGTCGGCAACAAACTCTCGCCCGGCAACCCGATGGTCAAGCCCGATGGCACAGTGGTGCGCACCCTGTGGGGCGAACTGGCATACCAGCTTGGCGGCGCCGCCGCCTATGCCCGCATTGCCAGCGACGACGAACACGCCACCAGCCCCGGTGACCGACTGCGTGAGCTGTTCAACACCTACGGTCCCTGCCTCATCCTGATCGACGAATGGGTCGCCTATGCCCGCCAGCTCCACGACCAGAGCGACCTGCCGGGCGGCAGTTTCGAGACCCAGTTCTCCTTTGCCCAGGCGCTCACCGAGTCGGCGAAACTGGCGGATCGCTGTCTGCTGGTCATCTCGCTGCCAGCCTCCGATACGGCAACCTCGCCCCACGCTCAGGCGGATGATGTAGAAGTTGGCGGCCTCCGTGGCCGTGAGGCACTGGACCGGCTGCGCAACGTCGTTGGTCGCGTCGAGTCGTCGTGGCGTCCGGCGACCGCTGAAGAGGGGTTCGAGATCGTGCGGCGTCGGCTGTTCCAGCCGATCACCGGTCCGGAGGCCTTCAAGTATCGTGACGTGACGGCGCGGGCGTTTGCTGAATTGTACGCCAACCATGCCGCCGAGTTCCCGCCGGAGTGTCGCGCCACCGACTATGAACGACGCATTCAGGCAGCCTACCCGATCCACCCGGAGATCTTCGACCGCCTCTACGAAGACTGGTCAACGCTGGTCACGTTCCAGCGCACCCGTGGCGTGTTGCGGTTGATGGCGGCGGTGATCCACTGCCTGTGGGAAAAGGGTGACCGCAGTCCGTTGATCCTCCCTTCAACCATTCCGATCGACGATCCACGGGTGCAGTTTGAGCTGACCCGCTACCTTTCCGACAACTGGGCGCCGATTATTCAGAAGGATGTAGACGGGCCCAACTCACTGCCGCTCAAGATCGACGGCGAGACGCCGAATGTCGGCAAGCTATCGGCAACGCGGCGCGTGGCGCGCACCGTCTATCTCGGCTCGGCGCCGAAGGCGGCGGCGCGGCGGGGATTAGAAGATCGCCGCATCAAACTCGGCTGCGTCATGCCGGGCGAGTCGCCGTCCGTGTTTGGCGACGCCCTGCGCCGACTGGCTGCAACCGCGACCTATCTGTACCAGGACGGCAGCCACTTCTGGTACGACACCCAACCCACGGTCACCAAACTGGCTGAAGATCGCGCCGAACAACTCCGCCGCGATCCAGACCGGGTGGCGATGGAGCTGGAAAAGCGCCTGCGCACGAACCTGCGCAACTCAGGCGGCTTTTCACGGGTGCATCCCCTGCCGCGTTCGGGCGCCGATGTTCCAGACGACCTCGAAACCCGCCTGGTCGTGCTGCCGCATGAACATCCATACAGCAAAGAGGCGGACAATGCCGCCGAGAAGGCGGCGCGCGCCATCCTCGAATCGCGCGGCAATGTTCCGCGTCACTATCGCAACACGCTGGTCTTTCTGGCGGCCGACCGGGTGCGGCTCCAGGACCTCGACGAGGCGCTGCGCACGTTTCTGGCCTGGGACTCGATCCTGAGCGAACGCGAGACGCTCAACCTCTCACCGTTTCAGGTCAGGCAGGCCGAAACCCAGCACCGGAGCGCCAACCAGACTGTGGATGCCCGGTTGCCGGAAACCTACTGCTGGCTGCTGGTTCCAGCGCAAGAGAAGCCGCAATCCCCTATGACATGGCAGGCGCTCCGCCTGACCGGAACCGATGCTCTGGCTGTCCGGGCCGGCAAGAAGCTCCAGAGTGAGGAACTGCTCCTGAACAGTCTGGGCGCAACGATCCTGCGCTCCTACCTGGACCGGATACCGCTCTGGCGAGGCGATCACGTGGAGGTGCGGCAGCTTGTGGAAGACTTTGCCAAATACTTGTACCTGCCGCGTCTGGCAGAACCAGGCGTGCTGATCCGGGCGATCTGCGACGGGATCGCCATGCTCACCTGGGCAGACGAAACCTTTGCCTATGCCGAACGCTACGACGAACAGACAGGGCGGTATGCGGGGCTGCAGGCTGGCGAACGAATCACGCTCACCGTAGATGGCGGCGGCGTATTGGTCAAACCCGATGTCGCGCAGAGGCAACTGGAAGCCGATGCGAGAGAAGCGCGCCCAGCAGTGAGCAGCGAGAAGGGAGCGACGAACCCGGGCGCTCCTCACTCCTCTCCGCTCACTCCTCACTCCTCTCCGCTCACTCCTCACTCCTCTCCGCTCACTCCTCACTCCTCTCCGCTCACTCCTCATGCCACGCCGCGCCGGTTCTACGGCGCCGTACACCTTGATCCCAACCGGGTTGGTCGTGATGCCGGTCGCATCGCCGAGGAAGTGATCGCGCACCTGATTGGTCAGCCCGGTGCACAGGTAACGGTGACGCTCGAAATTGAAGCCAGGTTGCCAGACGGCTTTTCTGACAACATTGTGCGCATCGTCATCGAGAATGGTCGGACGCTCAAGTTCAGGAATTGTGAGTTCGAGGAGTGA
- a CDS encoding heme ABC transporter ATP-binding protein, whose amino-acid sequence MSAPLIEACALSYYAGDRCLLDAVSLTVNGGEVVAIVGPNGAGKSTLISLLAGDLPPTAGRVLLGGIPLERMRAGDQALRRSVLRQRIHVALPFTTFEVVLMGRTPHLRGRSEGREDVVIVQNALNRTGMAPFAERLFPTLSGGEQTRASLARVLAQQAPLVLLDEPTAALDLRHQHAALRLARAVAASGGAAVIVLHDLNLAAGYADRIGILHEGRLVAIGAPWDVLRPELLSAVYGIPIVVHPHPHTGAPLLLTLPDVPSSGQGGVYEVLEA is encoded by the coding sequence GTGTCCGCTCCTCTGATCGAAGCGTGTGCGCTCAGTTATTACGCCGGTGATCGCTGCCTGCTCGATGCCGTGTCACTGACGGTCAATGGTGGCGAAGTTGTGGCAATCGTCGGTCCGAACGGCGCCGGGAAGAGTACATTGATCAGTCTGCTTGCCGGTGATCTCCCTCCGACCGCCGGTCGTGTGCTGCTCGGAGGCATCCCGCTGGAACGGATGCGCGCCGGTGATCAGGCGCTACGGCGATCAGTTCTCCGTCAGCGAATTCATGTGGCGTTGCCCTTTACCACCTTCGAGGTGGTGCTCATGGGGCGCACACCGCACCTTCGCGGACGATCCGAGGGGCGAGAGGATGTCGTTATTGTTCAGAACGCCCTGAACCGTACCGGGATGGCGCCGTTTGCGGAACGGCTGTTTCCAACCCTCTCCGGGGGTGAACAGACCCGTGCCAGCCTTGCGCGCGTGCTGGCGCAGCAGGCGCCGCTTGTGTTGCTCGATGAACCGACCGCTGCGCTCGATCTGCGTCATCAGCATGCGGCGCTGCGCCTGGCGCGCGCAGTAGCTGCCAGCGGCGGCGCCGCCGTGATCGTCCTGCACGACCTCAACCTGGCAGCCGGGTATGCTGACCGGATCGGCATTCTGCACGAAGGGCGATTGGTTGCGATTGGCGCGCCATGGGATGTGCTGCGCCCGGAATTGTTGAGCGCTGTGTACGGTATTCCGATCGTCGTTCACCCGCACCCGCACACAGGCGCCCCGCTGTTGCTCACCCTTCCCGATGTTCCTTCGTCAGGACAAGGAGGCGTCTATGAAGTCCTGGAAGCCTGA
- a CDS encoding heme/hemin ABC transporter substrate-binding protein — MKSWKPDHRSVAATGRLRQTLLLFSLAVAVLLAACGTTSSSGGVSSPTALPAPTSPSAAPASLASGAEMAPGEAEPQLPATVVDYQGEQVTITSIERIVSLNGDITEIIFALGMGEYVVGVDSSATYPPERTKMLPNIGYQRRLSAEGILSLNPTLVIGDEAAGPPETLAQIRAAGVPLAITADPPSLDAPQQKIRFVAQALGIPQRGERLAAQVEAEIAAARDLARRITNPPHVLFLYLRGTDVQQVAGRNTAVDVMIAAAGGINAAADAGIVEFKPLSPEVVIAAQPDVLLVLDKGLESVGGVDGLLKIPGLADTPAGRQRRIIALDDLYLLGMGPRTGQALTDLTIAFYDAAQGSRP; from the coding sequence ATGAAGTCCTGGAAGCCTGATCACCGTTCAGTCGCGGCTACTGGTCGTCTGCGTCAGACTCTTCTCCTGTTCAGCCTGGCAGTCGCAGTACTGCTCGCCGCGTGTGGGACAACGTCGTCCTCCGGCGGCGTGTCGTCTCCAACTGCACTCCCTGCGCCAACGTCGCCTTCCGCTGCGCCGGCGAGCCTGGCGAGCGGCGCGGAGATGGCGCCGGGCGAGGCGGAACCGCAACTTCCAGCCACAGTCGTCGATTATCAGGGAGAACAGGTTACGATCACGTCAATCGAACGCATCGTCAGCCTGAATGGTGATATAACCGAAATCATTTTTGCGCTTGGCATGGGGGAGTATGTGGTCGGCGTCGATAGCAGCGCGACCTATCCCCCTGAGCGCACGAAGATGCTGCCGAACATTGGTTATCAGCGTCGCCTGAGCGCCGAGGGCATCCTGTCGCTCAATCCAACGCTGGTTATTGGTGATGAAGCAGCTGGACCGCCTGAGACGCTTGCGCAGATCCGCGCTGCTGGCGTGCCGCTGGCAATCACTGCCGATCCGCCGTCGCTCGATGCGCCGCAACAGAAGATCCGTTTTGTCGCGCAGGCGCTGGGCATCCCACAACGCGGCGAACGCCTGGCAGCGCAGGTTGAAGCCGAAATCGCCGCTGCGCGCGATCTGGCGCGGCGGATTACCAACCCGCCCCACGTTTTGTTTCTCTACCTGCGCGGCACAGATGTCCAGCAGGTTGCCGGACGCAATACCGCCGTTGACGTGATGATCGCTGCTGCCGGCGGCATCAATGCTGCGGCTGATGCGGGTATCGTGGAGTTCAAGCCGTTGAGTCCCGAAGTCGTGATCGCGGCGCAACCAGACGTTCTGCTGGTTCTTGACAAGGGGCTGGAATCGGTCGGCGGCGTCGATGGTCTATTGAAGATACCAGGTCTCGCCGACACGCCTGCCGGCAGGCAGCGCCGGATTATCGCTCTCGACGATCTCTATCTGCTCGGCATGGGTCCTCGCACCGGTCAGGCGCTCACCGATCTGACCATTGCCTTCTACGATGCTGCTCAGGGGAGTCGTCCATGA